The nucleotide sequence ACTAACAACTTGGCAAGGTAACATAAATGAAAAATATTGTTCGTCTGGCGCAAGAAGCTCAGAAGTGACATTATTTTCCGTAAAATATCTTCCCATCGAAGAGATCAACATTGCAGCAGGAACAGCTGAAGACTGGGTATGAGAAAATGAAAGTATTGCCTGGTCTGAAGAGCTCAGTAAGGATCATCAATGAAAAGCTAAAACTCACAAATGTCACTGAGGAATGTAGGAGCTGGGTACTATTGGAGACAAGCCAATCCGCTCAGAGATCTTTGACAATCTCAATGCCCATTGAGTTAGCTGTGCCAATTATAGATTTGCACAACGCCTCGAGCGACATATGCTTGCAGAAGGGGTCAGCTTGTTTAAGTTTTGCAATCTCATAAACGTGGCGGAGTGTTAGGGATGACACAACGTTGTGACCAGGACGAGTGCTGGCGGTCTCAATTCCTGCTGCCTTCTTGAGGAACCATGAAACGGACGGCGACTTGACTACAAACTCGAAAGTGCTATCTTTGTAGGCGGTTAGGGTGACCTGCATAGGAGTTTCTGCCTTATATTTCTGGGTCCTTGCATTGAAATCCTTGCAGAATGCCATCAAATTGAGCCTATAGAAACCCAGTGCCGGACCAACTGGTGGTGCAGGGCGGGCAGCACCAGCTGGAACGAGCAAGCGGATTGTTGCCAGTATAGGCTTCCGTGCTACTGCATCTTTCAGAGTTGCCATGTGATTGCTTTAGTAGATCTGCAGTAAACAAGAGAGTTTCCATGGAATTAGCAGAGTTTTCACCGAATTTCATGGAAAAACTGCAAGACAACTTAATCAAGTGTTTGCTGAAAGCAACATCATATCACACTTAGGACCTGCCATCTGCCTCCTCGACGGCTTCAACTTTTGAAATATATACCACTAGATACCAAAGATACACTTGTAATGTAGCTGAAGAGCTAGCCTTGGAGGAAAGGCAATCTACACAGTGGCATGGAAATTCCTTGACCTGCTCTAAGCAGAAGCAAGTTCCAGACTATTCCTAGTCTCCTTTGACACCCTCTTCAGTCAATCCAACATAGCCTAGATTGTGGTCAAATGATGAAGAATTCTAGAATGTGGTTAAAAGCGGTCAGACTGATTGGCGCAACTGATTGACTTTTGGGGATGAAGTAATACTGCAATATATCTGGGCAACCCAATGAACCTTCTGGAACTCATACTGTTTTTCCAAACATGCTTTGTCTTGGAACCGGGCTAAACCCCTTTCCATTAAAGCATAATAAAAATACAAAGTCGATCCAAGAATGTTCAGGAGACGGGAAAGGGAAGAAGTGAGTTCAACGCGTCACTAAGAAACTCACTGTAGATGCTCGCAATCGAAACATAATCCAAAGATACATAACAATTGCTCTATTTTGATTATTGCTTTCATACAGTTACTTGGCTTGTCAGCTCATTGAATCTATTTCAGACGAGGAGACCAACCAAAACAACGTTTTATTCAGGCAGACAACTTGTTGGACACTGACTTGCAATATTTGGGTGCTCTACAAACAGTCTCAAAAAATACATAAATAAAGTGACCCCTAGATGAAAGCGGTACCACAAATCCTCATTGAAATTTAGAAACAATGATTACCACGATGAAAACGAAAGGTTGGAGAATCCTACAAGTTTACTCACTGCTCAAAACAAGTTTGTAATTACCCTTAATACCACGGTGGCcatttcttttgcaaggacaaaGGATGCACCGAGACGCACACAATTACTAAACCTTAAACACAGATTCTTGAATACATAGTCCACAACAGGCCATGTCAAATATAAAAGGAATAAAAAATTGACAAAGGGAAGAGCACGCATGATTCTTAACCCTTTACTGCAAATCTAATTCACCTTTATTAGAGCAACGGCAATCAAGTCCCCATCCGACAACCTATATTACTGCTCCTAGAACCCTCGAGAGATGCACACCACACAAGCCCGGGCGCATCTTCCGGGCCTGGCATCTGACCCGTCGTCTCGGGCATTTCGCCGAACACCTTCCAGGTGCCGTGAGAGGAGTGCGGGTACTGAAGAGAGCGCACAGGCGCAACGCGAACGAGGTAACTCTAGCATTCTTGATTGAACTGGAACCAAGAACGCGCCCAGTCCCGTCGTACGATGCGTGGTGGCATATCGCATACATGTCCCGAGAAAAGAAAGCAGGCGCACACCACTGGGGATTCCATTCCAGGTCGACCGCTATACGCTGAGACCGAGAAGTTGAGGCAAACCTGGGCGCGCCCTCGCCGAGACGACAGCAAGCCGCGCCGGTTGCCGGTTGCCGGTCGCACTCCTTGGCAGCTCCCGCGCCCGCGCCCCTCGCCGCTCGGTTGCTCGAAATCGGGTTCAAGAGTCAAAACTCCCGTGATCGACCTGTATGGCTGACGGTGTTTCGCGAGTAGTTTCCGGGCTTTAGGGTTTACCTCTGGAGTTTTTCTGACCCGTGGGCCATAATTTAGTTGTTCTAGCTAGGGCTGGGCGTTCTGCTGTTTGGTTTTTCCATGAATTCGGTTTGTAAATATGGTAACCGAATTTGGTACTAAAAATCAACCGGAATTACGGTTTTAACCGTATTCTGTAGCTTATATTCAGAAAGTGCAGGTTCAGTTTCAAAACGTATTTTGACAGCATGCAGATTCTAAAGAAAAAATTTGGCAAGGGATGGGGACCGTGGACGGATGGGTGAAGGTGGGACGACGGATCCTTGTCCTCCCTAGTCAGATCTTTGCGTGCAGCGACGGCGGAGGTCCTTGCGTGCAGCGACGGCGCGACGTCGGTGGTCAGCGGAGCACGTCGGGGGAGTCGGCGTCGCGGGTGGCCGGGTGGGGGAGATGATGCGGTGGCGCCAGCGGCGTCTCAGTCGCTCAGATGagtagcggcggcggctaggtcttGCGGGCGTGCAGTGTGGGTGGTTGGCTAGGTCTAGGGCTCCCGACTCCTGCGTGGGCGTGGGACGGGGGGACTGGGTAGGCGCATGGGCGGTCGGCTTCTACTAGGCCTGGGCCAGAGGCAAGGAGGGATAGGACCGAACCAACCGAATTTGGTTCGGTTAGTAGCCCAGCTAACCGAGTTTTGCTGTACACACTCAAAAAACTGAAAATTCGGTCTCGGTTTCGGTTCAGTTTTCGGTtggtcggtttttatgcccacgcCTAGTTCTAGCCATACATGCCTACCGCCAGACCTTTTTTTCTCTGAGAATGTAATGTGGCGAACgttctgttggggatcgttgcagaaattaaaaaatttctacgcatcaccaagatcaatctatggagtaactagcaacgagagagaggggagtgcatcttcatacccttgaagatcgcgagtcggaagcgttgcaagaacgtggatgaaggagtcgtactcgaagcgattcagatcgcggtggactccgatctaagcgccgaacaacggcacctccgcgttcaacacacgtgcagcccggtgacgtctcccgcgccttgatccagcaaggaggagggagaggttgaggaagagggctccagcagcagcacgacggcgtggtggtgatgcagcggcagttctccggcagggcttcgccaagctcttgcggaggaggagaggtgttggggaggggaggggctgcaccttggatgtgttgtcgcagccctcccctcgcccctctatttatagggagaagggggaagggggccggccccctctagatgagatctagaggggggcggcggccaaggggaggggcttgccccccaagcaagggggcgccccctttagggtttcccccccccccccaaccctaggtgcatgggcccaagagggggtggcgcccagccctccaaggggctggttcccttccctctacagcccatgaggccctccaggacaggtggcccctcccggtggacccccggaacccctccggcgGCCCCAGTACAATACTGGTATGCCCCCGaacatttccggtgaccgtatgacaacttcccatatataaatcttcacctccggaccattccgggactcctcgtgacgtctgggatctcatccgggactccgaacaacattcgggaatcacatacaaatcttcctaataaccctagcgtcatcgaacctaaAGTGTGTAGGCCCTaagggttcaggaatcatgcagacatgaccgagacagctctccggccaataaccaacagcgggatctggatacccatgttggctcccacatgttccatgaagatcttattggatgaaccacgatgtcgaggattcaagcaatcccgtatacaattccctttgtcaatcggtatgttacttgcccgagattcgatcgtcggtatcccaatacctcgttcaatctcgttaccggcaagtcactttactcgattcgtaatgcatgatcccgtgaccaaccacttgatcactttgagctcattatgatgatgcattaccgagtgggcccagagatacctctccttcatacggagtgacaaatcccagtcttgattcgtgctaacccaacagacactttcggagatacctgtagaatacctttatagtcatccagttacgttgtgacgtttggtacacccaaagcactcctacggtatccgggagttatacaatctcatggtctaaggaaatgatacttgacattagaaaagctctagcaaacaaactacacgatcttgtgctatgcttaggattgagtattgtccatcacatcattctcctaatgatgtgatcccgttatcaatgacatccaatgtccatagtcaggaaaccatgaccatctgttgatcaacgagctagtcaactagaggctcactagggacatggtgtggtctatgtattcacacatgtattacgatttccgatcaatacaattatagcatgaacaatagacaattatcatgaacaaggaaatataataataaccattttattattgcctctggggcattcttccaacagtctcccacttgcactagagtcaataatctagttacattgtgatgaatcgaacacccatagagttctggtgttgatcatgttttgctcgcggaagaggtttaatcaacggatctacgacattcagatccgtatgcactttacaaatatctatgtctccatcttgaactttttcacgaatggagttgaagcgactcttgatgtgtctggtcttcttgtgaaacctaggctccttggcaagggcaatagctccagtgttgtcacagaagagattcATCGGGCCcgcgcattgggaataactcctaggtcggtaatgaactcctttatctagattgcttcatgtgctgcctccgaggctgccatgtactccgcttcacacgtagatcccgccacaacaccttgcttgcaactgcaccagcttactgccccttaTACATgtacccggtttgtgacttagagtcatccagatctgtgttgaagctggCATTGACGTAagcctttacgacgagctcttcgtcacctccataaacgagaaacatatccttagtccttttcaggtacttcaggatattcttgaccgctgtccagtgttccatgccgggattactttggtaccttcctaccaaacttacggcaaggtttacatcaggtttggtacacagcatggcatacataatagaccctatggctgaggcataggggatgacactcatcttttctctatcttctgtcgtggtcgggctttgagctgagctcaatttcacaccttgcaatacaggcaagaaccctttcttggactgatccatattgaacttcttcaatttcttatcaaggtatgtgctttgtgaaagacctatgaggcgtctcgatctatctctatagatcttgatgcctaatatgtaagcagcttctccaaggtccttcattgaaaaacacttattcaagtaggcctttatgctctccaagagttctatatcattttccatcaacagtatgtcatctacatataatatgagaaatgctacagagctcccactcactttcttgtaaacgcaggcttctccataagtctgcacaaacccaaatgctttgatcatttcatcaaagcgaatgttccaactccgagatgcttgcaccagcccatagatggagcgctggagcttgcataccttgttagcattcttaggatcgacaaaaccttccggctgcatcatatataattttccttaagaaagccgttaaggaatgccgttttgacgtccatttgccatatctcataatcgtagaatgcggcaattgctaacatgattcggacggacttaagcttcgctacgggtgagaaggcctcatcgtattcaaccccttgaacttgtcgataacccttagcgacaagtcaagctttatagatggtaacataacatctgcgtccgtcttcttcttaaagatccatttattttctatcgctcgccaatcatcgggcaagtctgtcaaagtccatactttgttttcatacatggatcctatctcgaattgcatggcttcaagccatttgttggaatctgggcctgccatcgcatcttcatagttcgaaggttcaccgttgtctaacaacatgatttccaggacggggttgccataccattctggtgtggaacttgtcctcgtggacctacgaagttcagtagtaacttgatctgaagtaccttgatcatcatcattaacctcttCTCTagccggtgtaggcaccacagaaacatcttcctgagctgcgctactttccgcttcaagaggaaatacttcatcaagttccacttacttctttcgagagaaactctttctccagaaaggacccattcttggcaacaaagatcttgccttcggatctgaggtagaaggtatacccgatggtttccttaggatatcctatgaagacgcattttttcgacttgggttcgagcttttcaggttgaagttt is from Triticum aestivum cultivar Chinese Spring chromosome 1B, IWGSC CS RefSeq v2.1, whole genome shotgun sequence and encodes:
- the LOC123120284 gene encoding 50S ribosomal protein L11; the encoded protein is MATLKDAVARKPILATIRLLVPAGAARPAPPVGPALGFYRLNLMAFCKDFNARTQKYKAETPMQVTLTAYKDSTFEFVVKSPSVSWFLKKAAGIETASTRPGHNVVSSLTLRHVYEIAKLKQADPFCKHMSLEALCKSIIGTANSMGIEIVKDL